From Pelosinus fermentans DSM 17108, the proteins below share one genomic window:
- a CDS encoding FecCD family ABC transporter permease, whose translation MMNQLKKNEAYKRKIALRNTAIVVGCAALLLLSFIISMNTGYTKLPPSDTLRTLFGGGTARENLILFDFRLPRIVVSILVGAGLALSGCIIQGVAKNALADPGLLGINAGAGLMVILYVLFFETHSFLSVFTLPFLALFGAGATAGIIYVLAFKKGEGIAPLRLILTGVAVQAGLSSLTTVLVVKLADTQFDFVATWQAGSIWASNWKFVLTLLPWLLLLIPYVLSKSRVLDVLNLGDDVAYSLGATVERERRRLLAASVALAASCVAVSGSISFVGLIAPHLARRLVGPRHRILLPTCALAGAVLVSAADTIARMVAQPAGIPTGIMVAIVGAPYFLYLLAKSRY comes from the coding sequence ATGATGAACCAACTGAAAAAAAACGAAGCCTATAAAAGAAAAATTGCTTTGCGCAACACGGCCATTGTCGTCGGCTGCGCGGCGCTGCTCCTACTTTCCTTTATCATCAGCATGAACACCGGATACACGAAACTGCCTCCGTCAGATACGCTGCGCACTTTGTTCGGCGGCGGTACGGCCAGAGAAAATCTCATTTTATTCGATTTCCGGCTGCCCCGTATTGTGGTTTCCATTCTAGTGGGGGCAGGTCTCGCGCTATCCGGCTGCATCATACAGGGCGTCGCAAAAAATGCGCTGGCTGATCCAGGCCTGCTCGGTATTAATGCGGGCGCAGGACTGATGGTTATCTTGTACGTGCTGTTCTTCGAGACGCATTCCTTCCTGTCGGTATTCACTCTGCCATTTCTGGCGCTGTTTGGTGCAGGCGCAACGGCAGGTATCATCTATGTGCTGGCCTTCAAAAAAGGAGAAGGCATCGCGCCTCTGCGCCTGATTTTAACCGGTGTGGCAGTGCAGGCGGGACTTTCTTCTTTGACCACCGTGCTGGTGGTCAAGCTGGCTGACACCCAGTTTGACTTTGTGGCGACATGGCAGGCAGGGAGCATCTGGGCAAGCAACTGGAAATTCGTGCTGACCCTGCTGCCGTGGCTGCTGCTCTTAATCCCCTATGTACTGTCTAAATCCCGCGTGCTGGATGTGCTGAATCTGGGGGATGATGTAGCTTACAGTCTGGGCGCGACGGTAGAGCGGGAACGGCGCAGGCTGCTTGCTGCCTCGGTCGCGCTGGCGGCCTCTTGCGTAGCGGTCAGCGGCAGCATCAGCTTTGTGGGGTTGATCGCGCCTCATCTGGCGCGGCGGCTTGTAGGACCGAGACATCGGATTCTGCTGCCTACCTGTGCACTTGCGGGAGCAGTATTGGTTTCGGCGGCAGATACCATCGCGCGGATGGTGGCTCAGCCCGCGGGAATTCCTACCGGCATCATGGTGGCGATCGTCGGCGCGCCGTACTTTCTCTATCTTTTGGCGAAAAGCAGATACTAA
- a CDS encoding ABC transporter ATP-binding protein: MINLNSITTKNLAVAYEDNLVVNGLNMQIPQGKITAIIGPNGCGKSTVLKTVGRILKPKNGMVYLNGDDIRRLTTKEVAQKMAILPQSPQAPAGLTVGELVAYGRFPYQRGLDKLKPEDKEIIAWALEVTKLTELENTAVDNLSGGQRQRVWIAMALAQQTDLILLDEPTTYLDLSYQLEVLELLYRLNREQGRTIVMVLHDLNLAARFADYMVAIRCGNIICHGAPEEIMTTKVLRETFRIDAKIITEPRTGRPTCISYDLIKENEPRPYMKEGAK; the protein is encoded by the coding sequence ATGATAAATCTGAACAGCATTACAACCAAGAATTTAGCTGTCGCCTACGAGGATAATCTTGTAGTAAACGGTTTGAATATGCAGATTCCCCAGGGGAAAATAACGGCCATCATTGGTCCAAACGGCTGCGGCAAGTCTACGGTGTTAAAGACTGTGGGGCGTATCCTGAAACCGAAGAACGGCATGGTATACTTGAATGGGGACGATATCCGGCGCTTAACGACCAAGGAAGTTGCTCAGAAAATGGCAATCCTGCCTCAATCTCCCCAGGCTCCAGCCGGTTTGACGGTGGGCGAGCTGGTGGCCTACGGCCGCTTCCCCTATCAGCGGGGCTTGGACAAATTAAAGCCCGAGGATAAAGAAATTATCGCCTGGGCGCTGGAGGTTACAAAACTCACGGAGTTGGAAAACACGGCGGTAGACAACCTTTCCGGCGGGCAGCGTCAGCGGGTCTGGATCGCTATGGCTCTTGCACAGCAAACCGATTTGATTCTGCTGGACGAGCCGACCACCTATCTCGATTTGTCCTACCAGCTGGAAGTATTGGAACTGCTCTACCGTCTGAACCGGGAGCAGGGCCGCACCATAGTAATGGTGCTCCACGATTTAAACCTTGCCGCCCGCTTTGCCGACTACATGGTAGCGATCCGCTGCGGGAACATTATCTGCCACGGTGCGCCCGAAGAAATAATGACCACTAAAGTGCTGCGGGAAACGTTTCGCATCGACGCAAAGATCATAACCGAACCCCGCACGGGCAGACCCACCTGCATTTCCTATGACCTCATTAAGGAGAATGAACCTAGACCCTACATGAAAGAAGGTGCCAAATGA
- a CDS encoding AAA family ATPase: protein MKKIAIYGKGGIGKSTTVSNVSAAMAALGLTVLQIGCDPKADSSRTLTGGKNIPTVLDTLRKKGDAELDDLVVKSSTGVLCVESGGPVPGVGCAGRGIITAFEKLEELDAYEIYKPDVVLYDVLGDVVCGGFAMPIRGGYADEVCIVTSGEMMALYAAANIAHAVKSFGKRGYASLRGLILNAKNIEGENELVDKAAAEIEAPVIYRLPRDPFVQQAEAQGKTVVEAFPDCSMAAHYKALARLLLEGGEAP, encoded by the coding sequence ATGAAAAAAATTGCAATCTACGGCAAGGGCGGTATCGGAAAATCGACCACCGTGTCCAATGTATCCGCAGCCATGGCAGCGCTGGGGCTGACCGTACTGCAAATCGGCTGCGACCCTAAGGCCGATTCCAGCCGCACTCTGACCGGCGGGAAAAACATCCCCACAGTGCTGGATACCTTGCGGAAAAAGGGCGATGCAGAGCTTGACGACCTCGTGGTAAAAAGCAGCACAGGCGTGCTGTGTGTGGAATCCGGCGGCCCGGTTCCCGGGGTGGGCTGTGCCGGGCGCGGCATCATCACGGCTTTTGAAAAGCTGGAGGAGCTGGATGCCTACGAAATCTACAAACCGGATGTGGTGCTTTACGACGTACTGGGCGATGTGGTCTGCGGCGGCTTTGCTATGCCCATCCGGGGCGGCTATGCTGACGAGGTGTGCATTGTCACCTCGGGTGAGATGATGGCCCTCTATGCAGCGGCGAATATCGCCCACGCGGTCAAGAGTTTTGGCAAGCGCGGCTACGCCTCCCTGCGGGGGCTGATCCTCAACGCCAAGAACATTGAAGGCGAAAATGAGCTGGTGGATAAGGCAGCAGCGGAGATTGAAGCACCGGTTATTTACCGCTTGCCCCGCGATCCTTTTGTGCAGCAGGCCGAGGCCCAGGGAAAAACCGTGGTGGAGGCTTTCCCGGATTGCTCTATGGCGGCCCATTACAAGGCACTTGCCAGGCTGCTGCTGGAAGGAGGCGAAGCACCATAA
- a CDS encoding nitrogenase component 1, whose amino-acid sequence MKHVKRLSAVKSNNGIKFLTPAVSPGNHCPMRIASVNVEKIKDLSSLLVGMPECTTHSRLFSPKPEGRHGELYWLYVLDAQEVVFGCRNGLIDALRKMDKAGAKAILMIITCVPELIGEDIQAILNEVQPELSARVTFVMLGQFKNISYPPGSWKTMEALGMLMDGKATDPNRVNVLGRAPEEEHIPLPSLLPALTGRGLTLRYLAPGSSLEDFQRAPDAALNLVVSPFMQPLAARMEREFGVPYITLHTLYDVESIDKAYTALAERFGYSWDDAFEKERQEALTLQNQARKRLGGLRYVFFPRIDIPLPLAVFLTGLGMEPLLLHLEEYYPEDRGYAKELTDMGHNPWVCRMVNAQADLPILEKLAPDLCFGYLPEPNKTIPCVPDLFDFYGQVGYARTSYLLKRILGILNEINASGKGGTAHGSASI is encoded by the coding sequence TTGAAACACGTAAAGCGCCTGTCGGCAGTAAAATCCAACAACGGCATAAAATTCCTGACGCCCGCGGTTTCCCCCGGTAACCATTGCCCTATGCGCATCGCGTCGGTGAACGTGGAAAAAATCAAGGACTTGTCTTCCCTGCTGGTTGGAATGCCGGAGTGCACCACGCACTCGCGGCTTTTTAGCCCCAAGCCGGAAGGCAGGCATGGCGAGCTGTATTGGCTGTATGTACTGGATGCTCAGGAGGTGGTGTTCGGCTGCCGGAATGGGCTGATCGATGCCCTCAGAAAGATGGATAAAGCCGGAGCAAAGGCGATTTTAATGATTATCACCTGCGTGCCGGAGCTGATTGGGGAGGACATCCAGGCAATTCTCAATGAAGTACAGCCGGAATTGTCTGCGCGCGTCACCTTTGTGATGCTGGGGCAGTTCAAAAACATCAGTTATCCTCCCGGTTCGTGGAAAACAATGGAGGCGCTGGGCATGCTGATGGACGGGAAAGCAACAGATCCCAATCGCGTTAATGTGCTGGGCCGCGCCCCAGAAGAAGAACATATCCCCCTGCCGTCCCTGCTGCCCGCTCTCACGGGGCGCGGCCTTACTTTGCGCTATCTGGCGCCGGGCTCTTCCCTGGAGGATTTTCAAAGAGCGCCGGATGCTGCACTGAATTTGGTAGTTTCTCCCTTTATGCAGCCGCTGGCCGCCAGGATGGAGCGGGAATTTGGCGTGCCCTATATCACCCTGCACACGCTATATGATGTAGAGAGTATTGACAAGGCCTATACGGCTCTTGCAGAACGCTTCGGCTATTCCTGGGACGATGCATTTGAAAAGGAACGCCAGGAAGCACTTACTTTGCAGAATCAGGCGAGAAAAAGGCTGGGCGGGCTTCGGTATGTATTCTTTCCTAGAATTGACATACCCCTTCCACTAGCTGTCTTTCTTACCGGGCTTGGCATGGAGCCGCTGCTTTTGCATTTGGAGGAATATTATCCCGAGGACAGGGGCTATGCCAAGGAGCTTACTGACATGGGGCATAATCCGTGGGTTTGCCGGATGGTGAATGCACAAGCAGATTTGCCGATTTTGGAAAAGCTGGCTCCGGATTTATGCTTTGGTTATTTGCCGGAACCTAACAAAACCATTCCTTGCGTACCGGATTTATTTGATTTTTACGGACAAGTGGGTTATGCCCGTACGAGTTACCTGTTAAAAAGAATCTTAGGTATATTGAATGAAATCAACGCATCCGGGAAAGGAGGGACTGCACATGGGTCTGCATCGATTTAA
- a CDS encoding nitrogenase component 1, translating to MGLHRFKPLPSGRMGILWTLAAIRDAALVEFGCMGHMLYSGVTLKRAGVHNACKLYSTHIDETDIALGGTERLNHTIDNVVKRDHPCVIFLLPSSIPEVIGTDLPALCAELQPEYPGVRLLPFGYGGFNVTQHRGIQEALLLLAKTLPANLKRTQEPTFNIIGSCADLFRFQADAMELVRIMEGAFGIKPLCVMTSDTSVTEIENMGGAHINLVIRREGEPAAKHLQQRFGTPYLLGRPYGIDGTTRWLEQITQIAGLTPDAAFLKDQREISRQQLASVMPSLRHIIRAHPEEAVLSLGGHADVVRGVLSFGCGELSLARGTCWCDCPDMTTEDIPYFSEDQWTRAVQEHKKGYLMASGEALEWAGRNTKLQISNPDTKWRLHPYEPPFMGFRGAVHLVNLWINENVED from the coding sequence ATGGGTCTGCATCGATTTAAGCCGCTGCCTTCGGGACGTATGGGTATTCTTTGGACACTTGCTGCCATCCGTGATGCTGCGCTTGTGGAATTTGGCTGCATGGGGCACATGCTCTACAGCGGTGTAACCCTCAAACGCGCAGGTGTACATAACGCCTGCAAGCTATACTCCACCCACATAGACGAAACAGATATCGCCCTTGGCGGCACAGAGAGGCTTAACCATACCATTGACAATGTGGTAAAGCGCGATCATCCTTGTGTGATTTTTCTTTTGCCCTCCTCGATTCCTGAGGTGATCGGGACGGATCTTCCCGCTCTCTGCGCGGAATTGCAGCCGGAATATCCCGGCGTTCGCCTGCTGCCCTTCGGTTATGGCGGTTTTAATGTCACTCAGCATCGCGGTATACAAGAAGCCCTTCTGCTGCTTGCCAAAACGCTGCCGGCGAATTTAAAACGGACGCAGGAGCCGACCTTTAATATCATCGGCTCCTGCGCTGATCTGTTCCGCTTTCAGGCGGATGCTATGGAGCTGGTTCGTATAATGGAGGGTGCATTCGGCATAAAGCCACTGTGTGTGATGACCTCGGATACATCGGTTACAGAAATTGAGAATATGGGCGGCGCACATATCAACCTTGTCATACGACGCGAAGGCGAACCTGCTGCGAAGCACTTGCAACAGCGCTTCGGGACGCCCTATCTTTTGGGACGGCCATATGGTATCGACGGAACCACCCGGTGGCTTGAGCAAATTACGCAAATAGCCGGTTTGACTCCTGATGCCGCTTTCCTCAAGGATCAGCGGGAAATCTCCCGGCAGCAGCTTGCATCCGTAATGCCGTCCTTACGGCACATCATAAGAGCGCACCCCGAGGAAGCCGTTTTGTCCTTGGGCGGACATGCCGATGTGGTCAGGGGCGTTCTTTCTTTTGGCTGCGGTGAACTTTCCCTTGCCAGAGGAACCTGCTGGTGCGACTGTCCCGATATGACCACTGAGGATATTCCTTATTTTTCGGAAGACCAATGGACGCGAGCGGTACAGGAACATAAGAAGGGTTATCTTATGGCCAGCGGTGAGGCGCTGGAATGGGCAGGCCGCAATACAAAGCTGCAAATTTCCAATCCCGATACAAAATGGCGTCTGCATCCCTATGAGCCTCCCTTTATGGGCTTTCGCGGTGCTGTTCATCTGGTAAATCTATGGATTAATGAGAATGTTGAAGATTGA
- a CDS encoding LapA family protein → MIYITLFFALIFACLIAIFAIQNSMAVQVALLKWNIETSLVFVIWGAAFLGFLLALSLQIYSQIKLRLQLYQARSRIKQLEQDLTQIQQQAALVQSNTAAASDCHTTVDGKLQMKSSDTSTEKIF, encoded by the coding sequence ATGATTTATATTACCCTGTTTTTTGCCTTAATTTTTGCTTGTCTAATAGCAATCTTTGCGATTCAAAACAGCATGGCTGTGCAAGTTGCCTTATTAAAATGGAATATTGAAACATCATTGGTATTTGTGATTTGGGGAGCCGCATTTCTTGGGTTTCTATTGGCGCTATCCTTACAGATCTATTCCCAGATTAAGCTGAGGTTACAATTATATCAGGCCCGGTCCCGCATCAAACAGCTGGAGCAAGATCTTACTCAAATACAGCAACAAGCTGCATTGGTACAAAGTAACACTGCTGCGGCCAGTGATTGCCATACAACAGTTGACGGGAAATTACAAATGAAATCTTCCGATACATCGACCGAAAAAATTTTTTAA